Proteins encoded in a region of the Methanosarcinales archaeon genome:
- a CDS encoding lmo0937 family membrane protein: protein MNLLWTIVMILVILWLLGFSLGLVGGLIHILLVVAIIVILIRIIQGRKPL from the coding sequence ATGAACTTATTATGGACAATAGTTATGATTCTGGTAATCCTCTGGCTATTGGGATTTTCGCTCGGTTTGGTTGGTGGCTTAATCCATATATTGCTGGTTGTTGCTATTATCGTTATATTGATCAGAATAATCCAAGGGCGCAAACCTTTGTAA